A genomic segment from Fundulus heteroclitus isolate FHET01 chromosome 6, MU-UCD_Fhet_4.1, whole genome shotgun sequence encodes:
- the gpbp1l1 gene encoding vasculin-like protein 1, with the protein MAQHDFVPAWLNFSTPQPAKSPAANLDKQGEPHHHRDARPAVSRRRHNSSDGFFNNGSLRAPAGDGWQQPSLLLRHDSVDSGVAKGGHGGLAGGSCWKETANWHGAPRGAPDSHHHQGRHPKRGGGDRDRQGGHRQRNGNFHPRKGASYQDKFPTEERKDGKDDKLNFVEEDFPSLNPETTGKPGSQMRAVAPHAGVWENPPVSKQMVSKMLVIKKVSKEDTGTAFSAGFATAGTLPANGSKAPLTGSSVYKNLVPKPAVAHTKNPQWKSGGREITKSGLHMPGRDSVFTSPVSAAKPSPPVSAPQHNTQKEQPSSTTPPIDIAPSRLKLMRRGPDRKSEFLRTLKDEGTGELTTSSSPGTSGEGDSSTPEPKAYSEEACHENGLTYSLSDSDTEHLSSSLEAEHRLLKAMGWQEYPENDDNFLPLTEDELREFQTKTEQLKKNGMQRNGVLPKTRGVTLHFTPWRSVAEARVEEGSESETSSSSQTSDDDDCIRS; encoded by the exons ATGGCGCAGCATGACTTTGTCCCTGCCTGGCTTAACTTCTCCACGCCCCAGCCTGCCAAG TCCCCTGCTGCCAACCTTGACAAGCAAGGTGAGCCTCACCACCACAGAGACGCCAGACCTGCTGTGAGCCGCCGCCGCCACAACTCCTCTGATGGTTTCTTCAACAACGGCTCCCTGCGCGCTCCAGCAG GCGACGGATGGCAGCAGCCCTCGCTGCTACTGAGACATGACTCAGTGGACTCGGGGGTGGCCAAGGGGGGGCACGGCGGACTGGCAGGGGGCTCTTGTTGGAAGGAAACGGCCAACTGGCACGGAGCTCCCCGCGGTGCCCCGGACAGCCACCACCACCAGGGACGCCACCCCAAACGAGGAGGAGGCGACAGGGACAGGCAGGGGGGGCACAGGCAGCGCAACGGTAACTTCCATCCCCGCAAGGGGGCTTCGTACCAGGACAAGTTTCCCACCGAGGAACGCAAGGACGGCAAGGACGACAAGCTGAATTTTGTAGAAGAGGACTTT CCCTCCCTCAACCCTGAAACAACTGGAAAGCCTGGCAGTCAGATGCGAGCAGTGGCTCCCCATGCGGGGGTGTGGG AAAACCCTCCTGTTAGCAAGCAGATGGTGTCCAAAATGCTGGTCATCAAGAAGGTTTCCAAGGAAGACACTGGCACAGCGTTCTCTGCAGGCTTTGCCACTGCTGGCACCTTGCCCGCCAACGGCAGCAAAGCCCCCCTCACAGGCTCCAGCGTCTACAAGAACCTGGTCCCCAAGCCCGCCGTGGCCCACACCAAG AACCCCCAGTGGAAGTCCGGTGGGAGAGAGATCACAAAGTCGGGCCTTCACATGCCAGGCCGGGATTCAGTCTTCACCAGCCCCGTCTCTGCAGCCAAACCCAGCCCCCCAGTCAGCGCACCACAGCACAACACCCAGAAAGAG CAACCTTCCAGCACGACTCCCCCCATAGATATTGCTCCATCAAGACTGAAGCTGATGCGCCGCGGTCCGGACCGAAAGAGTGAGTTTCTGCGAACCCTGAAGGACGAGGGCACCGGAGAGCTGACGACGAGCAGCAGCCCAGGAACATCAGGAGAG GGAGACAGCAGCACCCCAGAGCCCAAAGCCTACAGCGAGGAAGCGTGCCACGAGAACGGCCTTACCTACTCCCTCAGCGATTCAGACACGGAGCACCTGTCCAGCTCCCTGGAGGCAGAGCACAG GCTGCTGAAGGCCATGGGCTGGCAGGAATACCCCGAGAACGACGACAACTTCCTGCCTCTGACCGAAGACGAGCTGAGGGAGTTCCAGACTAAAACCGAACAG CTGAAGAAGAACGGCATGCAAAGGAACGGGGTTCTCCCCAAGACACGGGGCGTGACCCTCCACTTCACCCCCTGGAGGAGTGTGGCGGAGGCGCGCGTGGAGGAGGGTTCCGAGTCCGAAACCAGTAGCAGCAGCCAGACCTCGGACGACGACGACTGCATCAGATCCTAA